One Carassius auratus strain Wakin chromosome 3, ASM336829v1, whole genome shotgun sequence genomic region harbors:
- the LOC113042078 gene encoding germ cell-specific gene 1-like protein: MGMQYAQRASLALTLNYVAFALAVSAVTTSYWCEGTRKVAKPFCMGPVKVKQTYCIRFNSSNINDTRLVQYIYETGEEKFLMRKFHAGIWFSCEQSVDLIGFNCRSFLEITPDHERGVLWLCIVAECLYIVLLFTGGALMVIEMCPCFNLINRLKVNAFAALCTALSGLFGMVAHMMFTTAFQLAVQMGPEDWRPKTWDYSWSYLLAWGSFGTCMGSAVTVLNHYTKTIIEFKFKRRTIEKKLRIKQKILELDMPEDLWYITSLQEQADQHTALYVNGNEQSCFNPTILDNWDREYC, encoded by the exons ATGGGTATGCAGTATGCTCAGAGAGCATCCCTGGCTCTCACGCTCAATTACGTGGCGTTCGCCTTGGCCGTTTCGGCCGTCACCACTAGCTACTGGTGTGAGGGGACCAGGAAGGTGGCAAAGCCTTTCTGCATGGGGCCGGTGAAAGTCAAGCAGACGTACTGCATCCGCTTTAACAGCTCTAACATCAATGACACACGGCTGGTGCAGTACATCTACGAGACCGGAGAGGAGAAGTTCCTCATGAGGAAGTTCCATGCAGGGATCTGGTTCTCCTGCGAACAAAGCGTGGACTTAATAG GATTTAACTGTAGGAGCTTTTTAGAGATCACACCAGATCATGAAAGAG gagtgCTCTGGCTGTGTATTGTGGCTGAGTGTCTGTACATTGTTCTGCTGTTCACCGGTGGAGCTCTGATGGTGATAGAGATGTGTCCATGCTTTAACTTGATAAACAGACTCAAGGTCAATGCCTTTGCAGCTCTGTGCACTGCTCTCTCAG GCCTTTTTGGGATGGTTGCACATATGATGTTCACCACAGCATTCCAGCTGGCCGTCCAGATGGGTCCAGAAGACTGGAGACCTAAGACTTGGGACTACAGCTGGTCCTATCT TCTGGCGTGGGGCTCATTTGGCACCTGCATGGGCTCGGCGGTCACAGTTCTAAACCATTACACCAAAACCATCATTGAGTTTAAGTTCAAGAGGAGGACCATTGAGAAGAAACTGCGCATCAAGCAGAAGATCCTGGAGCTGGACATGCCGGAGGACTTGTGGTACATCACTTCATTACAGGAGCAAGCAGACCAACACACAGCCCTGTACGTGAATGGCAACGAACAATCCTGCTTCAACCCCACAATACTAGACAACTGGGACAGAGaatactgctga